GTCGGCTGTCAAAGCGTCGGCCAGGAGGTGCAGTTCATCCGTCACATCGGTCAGCGTACGAAATGGCCGACCCTGCAGATGGCGTTCGATGGTGCTGCGCCGGGTCAGGCGCGATCAGGGGCTGTCGCCGCCCCAGTCCCAGCGGGCCGGGTCGCCGGGGTGCGGGTCGTACATCGCCCAGCCGCCGGCGCCGAACTGCTCCTCAAGGGTGTATTCGAGTGATCACTTGGCGCTACCCTGCTGAGGAGCGCAGGGGGGCGTATGCAGTACGAGCAAAGAATGTACGCAAGGCTGAAGTTCTTGGAGCTGATGGCCGAGCTGAATGAGACTTCGTTCGAGACCTTCTTCCATGACCTGATGTGTGCGCGCTACCCGGAGTTCCTGGACGTACGAACCCACGGGCGGTTGGGTGATCAGGGCTCCGACGGTCTGATGCTGCACGAGCGCAAGCTGTACGCCTGTTACGCGCCCCAGACGGTGAATGCGACAGAGATCAAAAAGAAGATCAATTCGGATATCGCCAAGGCCCTGACGAAGCGGCGCGGGCAGTTCGACACGTTCGTCTTCGTGCACAACGACCGCCGGGGCATGCATCCGGAGATCGCAACGGTCCTGTCCGAGGCAGAGCGTGTTCATCGACCGTTGCGGTTCCAGCAGATGGGCACGCGCAGACTGTGGCACGAGTGCCTGCAACTCGAGCTCGCACTGGCCGAGGACGTTCTGCGCTGCCAGATCCCGATCCAGCCGGTCGTCCACGGCATCGGCAGGGAGGACCTTGCTCCGCTGCTCAAGCACCTGCGTGAACAGCGCAAGGCAGCAGATCCTTTGATGCCGCTGCCCGAGGTCGACCCGGGGAAGCTGGACTTCAACCGTGTGCAGGGGGAGGCACGCGAAGATCTGCTGCGCGGTATGCGGCACAGTCACCTGGTCGATGAGTTCTACGCGGGCACGATCCGGGCGGTTGAGCATGATGAGGTGGCTCAGGGGTTCCGGCTGTACTACGAGCAGGTCCGGCGGGAGTGGCCGGACCCCGAGGACGTGCTGTGGCAGCTGGAGATGTACGTGCTGGGCAACGGCAGCGTGCCCCCTCGCATGCAACGAGCGGCCTGGGTGATTCTCGCGCACTTCTTCGAGCGCTGCGACGTCTTCGAAGCGCCGCCGGCGGACTGGACACCTTCCGGGCTGGGGATGCTCGCGTGATCACTCCGACGAAGGGCATCGCGCCGGACAGGTGCCTGTTGGCGGTCGGTGCGCAGGTCCTGCTGCAGCTGGATGAGCCGCGGTCGGTCAGCCAGGCTTGGGCGCGGCTGAGGAAGTGGCGGGCTGAACATGGTCATCACGCACCGGTATCGTTCGGCTGGTTCGTGCTGGCCTTGGACGTGCTGTACAGCATGGGCGCGGTCGAACTGCGTCGGGACGTCCTAGTTGCGAGGAGTGTCAATGCTGTGGCGCTTGAGCGCTGACGATCGCCGGTTCAAGACCGCATCATTTACGGCGGGAATGAACCTCATCGTCGCCGACCGGACGCAGTCTTCCTCCGACACCGACAGCCGTAACAGCGCTGGCAAGTCCAGCTTGGTCGAGCTGATCCACTTCCTGCTCGGGGCCCGGGTCACCAAGACGTCGCTGACGTCGAAGAAAGCGCTGCGTGAGATCACGTTCAGCCTCGAGATGACGTGGCCGGATGCCGGGCCGTTGCAGGTATGGCGCACCGGCAGCCGGCCCAATGTCGTGCATATCGAGCCGGACGTGAGCGGCGGTGATGACCGCCAGCATGCGATGTTCGACTTCGGCGGGCCGGTCGAGCTGGGTGTGGAGGACTGGACTCGGCTGATCGAGCGGGACCTGTTCCATCTGCGGGAGGATCATCCGGGTGTCAGCGGGCGCACCATGCTGTCGTTTTTGGCCCGTCGTGCCTCCTCGCACGGGTTCAATGAGGCCACCCGCACCTTCGCCCGCCAAGCGGAAGCCGATGCCACCACGAACCTCGCCTATCTGCTGGGGCTGGACTGGCAGCTGGCCAATGGCTATCGCGAGCTAGCCGCCCGCAAGGCCACCCGCACCCAGCTGCGCAAGGCCGTCAATGACCCTGTCTGGGGTCGCATCGTCGGGACCACCGCCGACCTGCGCGGCCAGATCACCCTGGCTCAGGCCCAGGTTGACCGGCTTCAGGCGCAGATCGCGGACTTCCAGGTCGTCCCCGAGTACGAACGGGTCAAGGAACAGGCCGACGACGTCGCCCGACAGATCAAGCAGCTCGCCCAGAACGACGTCATCGACCGCGACAACCTGGAAGAACTCCAGCAAGCCATCACTGAAGCCAGCGACGTCGATACCGGCTACCTGCGGCCCGTCTACGAAGAACTCGGAGTCGTCCTCAGCGACCAGGTACGCCGCCGCTTCGACGAAGTGCAGACCTTCCATCACTCTGTCGTCCGCAACCGCAGGCGCTTCCTCGACGCTGAGATCGCCGAACTCACCGACCGCCTCGAAGGCCGCCGCGCCGAACGCGCCCGCCTGGGTGAGGAACAATCCCGCCTGCTGCGCATCCTCAACGACGGCGGCGCCCTCGAAGCCCTCACGGCCTTGCAGCAGGCCCTGGCCCGCGAGCAAGCCACGCTAGAAGCACTGCGCCACCGTTACGACGCCGCCCAAACTCTGGAAGCCAGCGCACGCCAGATCACCGCCCAGCGGCTGCAGCTACAGCAAGCCGTCACCACCGACCTCGACGAACGCGCCGAACAGACCGCTGAGGCAACCCTGCTGTTCTCCCAGTATGCCCAACGCCTCTACGGACAGGGCCGCGAGGCCTACCTAGCCATCGAAGCCGGCCCAAACAGCCTCCAGATCCGCCCCCACATCCACAGCGACGACAGCCGCGGCATCAGCAGCATGGTCATCTTCTGCTTCGACCTGACCCTCGCCGTCCTCGCCCACCGCCACGGCCGCGGCCCCGACTTCCTCATCCACGACAGCCACCTCTTCGACGGCGTCGACGACCGCCAACTCGCCGCCGCCCTCAAACTCGCCGCCGACGTCACCCGTGAAGAAGATCTGCAGTACATCGCCACCTTCAACAGCGACGACCTCGATAAGGCGACCCGCCGCGGCTTCGACCCCGCCCCCTATGTACGGCAGCCTCACCTGACCGATCGCCTCAACGACGGCGGCCTCTTCGGATTCCGCTTCTGACCGCGTCCACTGCCGCAGGGTCTCGACACCCGCGTAGGGGCGGCGTCAGCAGTTGCCGCTGGGGCGCGGGGCGTACATCGCCCGGCCGCCGGCACCGAACAGCCCCAGGTGCAGGTGCGTCTGGAGGCAGACAGTGTCGAGCTCGTCCTGTACCTAGCCGGGTGATGTGGAGCAGCCGGTTTCCAGACCAACCCGAAAAATTGGAGCCTCGGGGAGATGAATCATGAGTAATGGGGAGGGCCTCTGGGTGGGAGGCCATCAGGTCAGTCGGCTACGCGACGGGTGGGGCCCCCCCGAGCTGGTGGCTGCTTTCACGGACGACATGTTGCACATGCGGCCCGTGACAGCTCGTGAGGTGTACGGCCCTGACGCTGATGACGTCGATGAGTTCGTCGAGTGCTCCCTCCGCGGGGCAGGTCCCGTGGTCTCGGAACGGCTGAGCTTGCTGGGCTATACCGAACAGGCCACGGTCGAATTTCTCGATGCGATGCTTGACGATGAGCGCTCCCTGTCGGGGCTGGGGCCGCTTCTTCAGGGTCAGCCAGACCCTCGGGAGGAAAAGCGCTCCTACTTGGCCGGTTACACCGCACTGGACTGGATCAAGGACCTCGGAGCTAAAGCATCCAACCCGCCTTCCCGTGAGATCGGCGGGGCCTCCTGGCTGCTCCACATGCTTGAGTACTCCGAGCCGGGATTCGCTCTCAAAGCCGCCCTCCTGGGGCTTCCCGACGCGGAAGTGGTACTCATCCTGGACGGGAACCAGGTCGACGACGGAGCAATTGTCAAATCCTGTGGATCACCGCGAAGAGCCTCAATCCAGCCGTAGCCATTGACCAAGGACTGCGAAGTCCTGGTCGGTGAGGCCGCGGGACGACGCAATGCGATGGAGGAGGGCTGGTGCCGGGTGGCGGGTGGACACCCAGTCCCGATCGGCGTCGGTGATCTCGTCGTCGACCCAGGCGAACGGGCGTCCGTCCGCCCATGCCACGAGGGTTCGGGTCTTCCAGTGGAGCCCGAACCACTGGTCTTCTCGTTCGTGGGCGGCGGAGGGCTCCGGCCAGTTCACGACCGGCAGTTGGGGCAGGCCGAGCCGCGGTGCCAGCTCGATATTCGCCTCCTCTTCCCAGGTCGTGGCCCAGACCAGGTCGCACGGCAGCGCCGCGAGCCGCGGCCCGGCCTGTGGGACGAGCCGCGCCAGGTGCGTGTCCGATGCGGTGCCCGCCGGCTCGCGCTGCGGGCCATCGCCGAACGGCAGGAGCGGCCCGTCGACGTCCAAGAAGAGCAGTGGACGGTTCCCGTGCGCGGTCATGCTGCGCTCACCTCGGGGCGCTCGACGAGGTAGCCGTTCTGGAACGTGGCGCCGTTGCGGACGAGGGCGACGAGGTGGGGTGCGGTGATCGCGCGCCAGCGTGCCTGGGCGGACTCGGCGAGCTTGAACACCATGGCCAGGGCGGCAGCGGGGCTGCCGGCGCCGCGGGTGACCCGGGTCCTCAACTTGACGGTGCTGAAGGTGGATTCGATCGGGTTCGTCGTCCTGAGGTGCACCCAGTGTTCGGCGGGGAAGTCGTAGAACGCCAGGAGTTCATCGGTCTCGTCGCTGACCTTCTTCACCGCTTTCGGCCACTTCGCGCCGTAGGTGCGCTCGAACTCCTTGACGGCCTTCTGGGCGTGGTCGCGGTCTTCGGCGTTGTAGATCTCCTGCAGTGCCTTCTTAGCGCCGGGCTGGGCCGACTTCGGCAGGGCGTTGACCACGTTGCGGGTTTTGTGAACCCAGCACCTTTGGTGCCTGGCCTGCGGAAACACCTCCGCCAGAGCCCGCCACAGGCCCATCGCGCCGTCACCGACCACGAGCTCGGGATCCCGCATGCCGCGCCGTCGGCAATCACGCAGCAGGTCGGCCCAGGACTCGGTGGACTCGCGCAATCCTTCAGCGAGCGCGATGAGTTCCTTGCGGCCGTCGGTGCGCACGCCCATGAGGACCAGGACGCAGGAGCGGGCCTGGCCGAGGCGGACCTTGGGGTGGACGCCGTCGGCCCACACGTACACGTAGTCGGATTCCGACAGGTCCCGGTCCTGGAAGGCAGCATGGTCGTCGCTCCACTGCTTGGTCAGACGGGTCACGGTGGCCGGCGAGAGCCCGGCCGAGCTGCCGAGGAACTGCTCGAGTGCGGGAACGAAGTCGCCGGAGGACAGTCCGTGCAGGTAGAGCAGGGGAAGGACCTCGCTGATCTTCGGGGACTTGCGGCACCAGGGGGCCAGGATCTGCGACGAGAACCGCTTGCGTTCGCCCGTCTCGGCATCGACGCGCTTGTCGTTCACGCGCGGTGCCTTGACCGGGATCGGCCCGGCGGCCGTGGTCACGGTGCGCTCGGCGTGGTGGCCGTTGCGGACCACCAGACGTCGGCCGGTCTCGTCGCGCTGGTCAGCCAACTCGGCTATGTACTGGTTGACTTCGGCCTCCAGGGCCGCGGCGAGCATCCGCCGGGCGCCCTCGCGGACTATGTTGTCCATCAGGGAGCCGGTCTCGGTGGTTCCGTCGTTGTTGACTACGCTGAGCACGGGCGTGCCTTCCCGACCCGCGCGCCAACGCGGGCCTACTCGATGACCAGAAGTCGATCACTCGGGAAGGTACGCCCTCCGCGTTGTGCGAGGCATCCCTCCCGAGGTCGATCCACAGGTCTTGAGCATTGCTCCGACGACGTAGCCGATGACCCTGATCTCCGGCACCTGTGCTCCGCCGCAGCAGAGGCCGTGCACGCACAGTCTGCCGCGCATGCCCCCATGGTCGTTCTCACTGAAGGGCATAGTGACGTAGCGATCCTCGAGCCGGCGTTGCGCCTGCTGTACCCGCACCTCACAGACCTTGTGCGGTTCATGGACTACAACAACAACCCACGCGGAGGCGCGGGCTCGTTGGTCACCACCGCACGTGCGTTCGCTGCGGCAGGCATCGCCAACCCCGTCGTTGCACTGTTCGACAATGACACCGGCGCCCAGGAAGCCCTCCGGCCTCTGGCCCAAAGCTCCCTACCGAGCAACATCAAGATTTTGCGCTGTCCACCCCTTGAGCTTGCGAAGTCATACCCGACGCTTGGGCCACCGACAGCCGAGGCACCAACGGGCCGCATATCGATCGCGGACGTCAACGGACTAGCAGGGTCGATCGAGCTCTACCTCGGCCGGGACGTCCTGTCGCTTCCTGACGGTAGTCTCCGGCCCGTCCAATGGCGCAGCTACAGCGAAGGCAGCAAGCAGTACCAAGGCGAAATCACCGATAAGAAAGCCGTTCAGCAGGCATATCAGGAGAAGTTGGCACGAGCTCAAGCAGACCCTTCTGTCATCGTCAGCCAAGACTGGACTGGCATACGCGCCATCCTGAACATGGTCATCCATGCCTTCGATTGAGTCACACGGTCAGGGGCTGTCGCCGCTCCAGTCCCAGCGGGCCGGGTCGCCGGGGCGCGGGTCGTACAGCGCCCGCCCGCCGGGGCCGAACTGTCCGAGTTCGGTCTGGAGGGAGACACCGTCGTCGATCTCCTCCGGCCTCCAGCCGGTGATGTCGAGCAGCAGGCCGTCCA
This genomic interval from Streptomyces sp. B21-083 contains the following:
- a CDS encoding ABC-three component system protein — protein: MLWRLSADDRRFKTASFTAGMNLIVADRTQSSSDTDSRNSAGKSSLVELIHFLLGARVTKTSLTSKKALREITFSLEMTWPDAGPLQVWRTGSRPNVVHIEPDVSGGDDRQHAMFDFGGPVELGVEDWTRLIERDLFHLREDHPGVSGRTMLSFLARRASSHGFNEATRTFARQAEADATTNLAYLLGLDWQLANGYRELAARKATRTQLRKAVNDPVWGRIVGTTADLRGQITLAQAQVDRLQAQIADFQVVPEYERVKEQADDVARQIKQLAQNDVIDRDNLEELQQAITEASDVDTGYLRPVYEELGVVLSDQVRRRFDEVQTFHHSVVRNRRRFLDAEIAELTDRLEGRRAERARLGEEQSRLLRILNDGGALEALTALQQALAREQATLEALRHRYDAAQTLEASARQITAQRLQLQQAVTTDLDERAEQTAEATLLFSQYAQRLYGQGREAYLAIEAGPNSLQIRPHIHSDDSRGISSMVIFCFDLTLAVLAHRHGRGPDFLIHDSHLFDGVDDRQLAAALKLAADVTREEDLQYIATFNSDDLDKATRRGFDPAPYVRQPHLTDRLNDGGLFGFRF
- a CDS encoding ABC-three component system middle component 6, whose amino-acid sequence is MITPTKGIAPDRCLLAVGAQVLLQLDEPRSVSQAWARLRKWRAEHGHHAPVSFGWFVLALDVLYSMGAVELRRDVLVARSVNAVALER
- a CDS encoding ABC-three component system protein, whose amino-acid sequence is MQYEQRMYARLKFLELMAELNETSFETFFHDLMCARYPEFLDVRTHGRLGDQGSDGLMLHERKLYACYAPQTVNATEIKKKINSDIAKALTKRRGQFDTFVFVHNDRRGMHPEIATVLSEAERVHRPLRFQQMGTRRLWHECLQLELALAEDVLRCQIPIQPVVHGIGREDLAPLLKHLREQRKAADPLMPLPEVDPGKLDFNRVQGEAREDLLRGMRHSHLVDEFYAGTIRAVEHDEVAQGFRLYYEQVRREWPDPEDVLWQLEMYVLGNGSVPPRMQRAAWVILAHFFERCDVFEAPPADWTPSGLGMLA
- a CDS encoding HAD domain-containing protein, coding for MTAHGNRPLLFLDVDGPLLPFGDGPQREPAGTASDTHLARLVPQAGPRLAALPCDLVWATTWEEEANIELAPRLGLPQLPVVNWPEPSAAHEREDQWFGLHWKTRTLVAWADGRPFAWVDDEITDADRDWVSTRHPAPALLHRIASSRGLTDQDFAVLGQWLRLD
- a CDS encoding IS256 family transposase, with protein sequence MLSVVNNDGTTETGSLMDNIVREGARRMLAAALEAEVNQYIAELADQRDETGRRLVVRNGHHAERTVTTAAGPIPVKAPRVNDKRVDAETGERKRFSSQILAPWCRKSPKISEVLPLLYLHGLSSGDFVPALEQFLGSSAGLSPATVTRLTKQWSDDHAAFQDRDLSESDYVYVWADGVHPKVRLGQARSCVLVLMGVRTDGRKELIALAEGLRESTESWADLLRDCRRRGMRDPELVVGDGAMGLWRALAEVFPQARHQRCWVHKTRNVVNALPKSAQPGAKKALQEIYNAEDRDHAQKAVKEFERTYGAKWPKAVKKVSDETDELLAFYDFPAEHWVHLRTTNPIESTFSTVKLRTRVTRGAGSPAAALAMVFKLAESAQARWRAITAPHLVALVRNGATFQNGYLVERPEVSAA